From Streptomyces sp. TLI_053, a single genomic window includes:
- a CDS encoding GNAT family N-acetyltransferase, producing MPAPGAPAPTPGRPPELLRPAGGITLRRRSPAQSLALNAAVRADLDHLRPWLEWAAEPPTAARTAELTEAGMAAWEAGTDFIYLVGLDAEPGRVIGSFGLHRRIGPGALEIGYWVGTDHVGRGIATAAARALTAAAFALPGIHRVEIHCDPANTASAAVARRLGFCLDRTVDAPVRAPGETGRKQIWVQECRPARWRPAR from the coding sequence GTGCCCGCACCCGGCGCGCCCGCGCCCACCCCCGGCCGGCCGCCCGAACTGCTGCGGCCGGCCGGGGGAATCACGCTGCGCCGCCGCTCCCCCGCCCAGAGCCTCGCCCTCAACGCCGCCGTCCGGGCCGACCTGGACCACCTGCGCCCCTGGCTGGAGTGGGCCGCCGAGCCCCCCACCGCCGCCCGCACCGCCGAGCTGACCGAGGCCGGCATGGCCGCCTGGGAGGCCGGCACCGACTTCATCTACCTGGTCGGCCTGGACGCCGAACCCGGCCGGGTGATCGGCTCGTTCGGCCTGCACCGCCGGATCGGACCGGGCGCGCTGGAGATCGGCTACTGGGTCGGCACCGACCACGTCGGCCGGGGCATCGCCACCGCCGCCGCCCGGGCGCTCACCGCCGCGGCGTTCGCCCTGCCCGGAATCCACCGGGTCGAGATCCACTGCGACCCGGCGAACACCGCCAGCGCCGCGGTCGCCCGACGGCTCGGCTTCTGCCTCGACCGGACGGTCGATGCGCCGGTGCGGGCACCGGGCGAGACCGGACGCAAGCAGATCTGGGTCCAGGAGTGCCGTCCCGCCCGGTGGCGTCCCGCCCGGTAG